In one window of Methanolobus mangrovi DNA:
- a CDS encoding flagellar basal body-associated FliL family protein, which produces MEKSKAIVIIALAVVACAGIVGAYMLLGPEVGSQTINESQAIEIVQNNSDVAAYYSSHFKVEEWRVTSTSLVESAPNSTASDDEEIWKIEIMERSCACSGIKDLYVIEGYVSSSTGELLEVSTKSVLESQYEKKTCASTSCH; this is translated from the coding sequence ATGGAAAAAAGCAAAGCCATTGTAATTATAGCCTTGGCTGTTGTAGCATGCGCAGGTATTGTGGGTGCATACATGCTACTTGGGCCTGAAGTTGGCAGCCAGACCATAAATGAGTCACAAGCCATAGAAATTGTTCAGAACAACTCTGATGTGGCAGCATACTATTCATCCCATTTCAAGGTGGAAGAGTGGAGGGTCACGAGTACATCACTTGTTGAGAGTGCCCCGAATAGTACTGCTTCTGATGATGAAGAGATATGGAAGATTGAGATCATGGAACGTAGCTGCGCATGCTCAGGCATAAAGGACCTCTATGTAATAGAAGGCTATGTATCATCCAGCACCGGCGAGCTTCTGGAAGTCAGCACTAAATCCGTCTTGGAAAGCCAATATGAGAAAAAGACCTGTGCATCAACATCCTGCCACTAA
- a CDS encoding RAD55 family ATPase: MSGYSLGIKELDELLGNIREGTNLMMIGPPMSRKDELLNAIVFNSQNSENSAIIVSTREPGERILAWFEDNGMDIQNTDIGIVDCVTRTLGLGAADTEKIKRASSPVDLTGIGVKISQFFEEMLVKKQKKKIHLCINSLSTILMYSNIQTVFRFLHVFTGRVKAANGFGLYVVEDQMHDVQTIATLKQLFDGMIEIKAVGDAYAIRVVGMTSKPTPWFEYSIEGTKVSLRKT, encoded by the coding sequence ATGTCCGGCTACTCTTTAGGTATCAAGGAACTGGATGAATTGCTTGGCAACATCCGGGAAGGAACCAATCTGATGATGATAGGTCCGCCTATGAGCCGAAAAGATGAGCTTTTGAACGCAATTGTTTTTAACAGCCAGAATTCAGAGAATTCAGCTATAATTGTTTCCACACGCGAGCCAGGAGAACGTATACTTGCCTGGTTTGAAGATAATGGGATGGACATCCAAAATACTGACATCGGAATTGTCGACTGCGTAACCAGAACGCTTGGCCTCGGTGCTGCAGATACCGAAAAGATAAAAAGAGCATCTAGTCCAGTAGACCTTACAGGAATTGGAGTCAAGATCAGCCAGTTCTTTGAAGAGATGCTAGTCAAAAAACAGAAGAAGAAAATACATTTGTGTATCAATTCGCTGTCTACCATTCTTATGTATTCGAACATACAGACTGTTTTCAGATTCCTTCATGTATTTACAGGGCGTGTAAAAGCAGCTAATGGTTTTGGACTTTATGTTGTAGAAGACCAAATGCACGATGTGCAGACCATAGCCACCCTGAAGCAACTTTTCGATGGCATGATCGAGATCAAAGCAGTAGGAGATGCCTACGCCATAAGAGTAGTGGGTATGACATCAAAGCCTACTCCATGGTTCGAGTACAGCATTGAAGGAACGAAAGTATCTCTCAGGAAAACATAG
- a CDS encoding YhbY family RNA-binding protein, translated as MEKDKIYQLRTEATKIKPIINIGKNGITESVLEEIKKQLKANRLLKIKMLKTSAEGEDIKQSAEKLAEATKATLIDVRGSTVVIYK; from the coding sequence ATGGAAAAAGATAAAATATATCAATTAAGGACCGAGGCTACAAAGATAAAGCCAATCATCAACATCGGAAAGAACGGAATAACAGAATCTGTCCTGGAAGAAATTAAAAAACAGCTGAAAGCAAACCGTCTGCTTAAGATAAAGATGCTGAAGACCAGCGCTGAAGGCGAAGACATAAAACAATCTGCAGAAAAACTTGCAGAGGCAACCAAAGCAACCCTTATAGATGTAAGGGGAAGCACAGTAGTGATCTACAAGTAA
- a CDS encoding DUF190 domain-containing protein: MRTLLLRIYLSENDKYKGKTAHHAVIEFLKEQGIAGATVHHCIEGYGIHHKIHTASVLRLGTDLPVIVQAVDREEKIRDLIPKLKEILPTELMIVQEAEVVSGEGFKENI, encoded by the coding sequence ATGAGGACATTGCTTTTGAGGATATATCTTAGTGAGAATGATAAGTACAAAGGGAAAACTGCACACCATGCTGTTATAGAATTCCTGAAGGAACAGGGGATAGCTGGTGCTACGGTTCATCATTGTATCGAAGGATATGGCATCCATCACAAAATACATACTGCAAGTGTGCTCAGGCTTGGAACGGATCTTCCGGTTATCGTGCAGGCAGTGGACAGGGAAGAAAAAATAAGAGACCTTATTCCGAAACTAAAGGAAATACTACCTACGGAACTTATGATCGTCCAGGAGGCAGAGGTAGTTTCGGGAGAAGGCTTTAAAGAAAATATTTAA